TCTCGCGGCCCACCCCCCCTAATCCCGTCCCCAGGATAATGGCAATTTCCGGGTTTATCTGTTTTTTGGAAATAATGTAATTTTTTGCCTCTTCAACCTTAGTAAATAAGTCGCTCACGAGTTTCTCCTTTCTTTGAGAATATTAATGTTTTAATTTAAGGGCCAAATCAATTAAAGATTGAACTAAAAAAGATTTGATAAAATAAATTATCAAAAATACAATTAAAGGCGAAATATCTATCCCTGTATTCAAAATGGGAAGATTTCTTCTTATTGGCCTCAACACGGGTTCCGTAATCCTGTATAAAAATTGCACAATCGGGTTATACGGATCAGGATTTACCCATGAAAGTATCGCGCGCGCGATAATGACCCAGTAATAAAAAGTCAAAATAATATCGAGAATTTTAGCTGTTGCGTTAATAAAATTGCTAAGTATAAACATAGTTATTCTAATCTCCTGTAATTATCCGCTCAATTCTTTTGATCTTTGGCATGCTGATCCAACAGCTGAAATCAAAGCATGTTTAAAACCTTTTTTCTCCAAAACTGCTAAACCCGCCAGAGTTGTCCCTCCCGGTGAAGATACTGCCTTTCGCAACTCTTCCGGTGTTTTACCTGTTTTTAAAACCAGTTCAGCCGCGCCAAGGACTGTCTGGAAAACCAGAATTTCTGCAACCTGTTGTGATAAACCTGATTTTTTTCCCGCCTCAATCAAAGACTCCATCATATAAAAAACATAGGCGGGCCCGCTTCCCGACACTGCGGTAATGGCATCCATTAAATTCTCTTTTACTTTTACGACCTTCCCTACTGCCTGGAAAATCGTATCAGCAATATTCTCATCTTTTAACTTCGCAAATTTACCTCGCGCTATG
The sequence above is drawn from the bacterium genome and encodes:
- a CDS encoding YggT family protein, which produces MFILSNFINATAKILDIILTFYYWVIIARAILSWVNPDPYNPIVQFLYRITEPVLRPIRRNLPILNTGIDISPLIVFLIIYFIKSFLVQSLIDLALKLKH
- the proC gene encoding pyrroline-5-carboxylate reductase, giving the protein MLKKRIVFIGAGNMAEALIKGVLDAKLFRKGNITATDVKNERLDYIKKKLKIKVETNNKPAVNKGDIIVLAVKPQNINEVLEGIKHNVKDKLVISIAAGIKTERIENTVGKAAVIRVMPNTPALVKKGMSAIARGKFAKLKDENIADTIFQAVGKVVKVKENLMDAITAVSGSGPAYVFYMMESLIEAGKKSGLSQQVAEILVFQTVLGAAELVLKTGKTPEELRKAVSSPGGTTLAGLAVLEKKGFKHALISAVGSACQRSKELSG